A single region of the Syngnathus acus chromosome 6, fSynAcu1.2, whole genome shotgun sequence genome encodes:
- the chd2 gene encoding chromodomain-helicase-DNA-binding protein 2 isoform X5 — MKNRNKKQVEEGSTQSNASSNSASEESNRSASDSGSQSESEHGSERRRPRQSESNSSSGSESRSGSGSESAESKRQACSDRKDKPVKKKERLADVKKMWEEHPDVYGVRRSNRSRQEPSRLNIGAGVNARKHTHTGSSDSENESPKRKSARVKKKEPQTKSSNKKLSQKARKLRKEESSPEDEDDDEDDEDDDDEDDDDDDTPKRQIRRRGATKVKSYKEDQHDFETDSDDLIEMTGDACEEQQDDDSETIEKVMDTRIGKKGATGAPTTMYAVQDNGDPCEGFDPDKDEGETHYLVKWKGWSYIHNTWESLDSLTQQKVKGLKKLDNFKKKNDELNTWVKRASPEDVEFHNCQMELIADLNKQFQFVERIIATKTGKTHGSSDFPSHSHKISSSEPEYLCKWMGLPYSECSWEDGALIMKKFQRCIDSFLNRNSSKTVPSKDCKVLKQRPRFVALKKQPSYIGDENLQLRDYQLAGLNWLAHSWCRCNSVILADEMGLGKTIQTISFLSYLFHQHQLYGPFLVVVPLSTLTSWQREFDTWAPDMNVVVYLGDVMSRKSIRDYEWVNHQTKRIRFNALLTTYEILLKDKGVLGNINWAFLGVDEAHRLKNDDSLLYKSLMEFRSNHRLLITGTPLQNSLKELWSLLHFLMPDKFDSWEDFEDDHGKGRENGYQSLHKVLEPFLLRRVKKDVEKSLPAKVEQILRVDMSAQQKQFYKWILTRNYKALSKGTRGSSSGFLNIVMELKKCCNHGFLIKQPEEGEPESQQEQLQALVRGSGKLVLLDKLLTRLRERGNRVLIFSQMVRMLDILAEYLAKKRYPFQRLDGSIKGEIRKQALDHFNAEGSEDFCFLLSTRAGGLGINLASADTVVIFDSDWNPQNDLQAQARAHRIGQKKQVNIYRLVTKGTVEEDIIERAKKKMVLDHLVIQRMDTTGRTVLDSNSGNTNSNPFNKEELTAILKFGAEELFKEAEGEESEPQEMDIDEILRLAETRESDQGQSPTDELLSQFKVANFSTMEESAPNLEEKPSRDWDDIIPGEQRRKVEEEEKQREMDLFMLPRSRSSNKRAQANDSDSDVGSKLKQQSSGSDSETDDSDEDKKPKKRGRPRARKNNVEGFNDAEIRRFIKAYKKFGAPLERLEAIARDSELVDKSIADLKRLGELIHGSCVAAVQEHEENLKENPVEAKGPGKRRGINIKISGVQVNAKSIIQHEEEFEPLHKAVPPEPAQRNTFKLTCRVKVAHFDVDWNVEDDVQLLLGIYEHGFSNWDLIKTDPDLKLAEKILPDDPGKKPQAKQLQARAEYLLKLLKKEQDSADASKTGDEVKVRKRKPRVKKEKLVKDEQGNSISSPRLSDNPSEEGELKEDGADKSPTKKRQKKKDNKENKEKQGTPKKEKEGDKEKKGNKARKDKAKGTKGRKSQGPVHITAGSDPVPIEGKEDDELDQETFSICKERMRPVKKALKQLDKPDEGLPDQDQLQHTRTCLLKIGDRITECLKAYNDPEHVKIWRRNLWIFVSKFTEFGARKLHKLYKMAQKKRSHEEEKEHKKRDETSGRGKPLRPDASAPARDSAGAQSASSHSAQSDPHGHHRDYNMGAKRHFPNDDRGDWQRERKYNHPSNQSWSSERHYPYDGHRYKEHYGERHAHGDSYRSSGGYRNNNSPRKRPYDQYGNDRDHRPHRPYYDRHQDSKRRRPDDFRSNYHHQGRDGPSQDFRRMPDHRPGLPPAQDHYSRPFHTDKPLLLDPRSPQAQKSPHDPRLSPADPNAPPPEPAWNNRKT, encoded by the exons ATGAagaacagaaataaaaagcaagtCGAAGAAGGATCGACTCAGAGCAATGCTTCCAG CAATTCAGCCTCGGAAGAATCCAATCGCTCCGCATCGGATTCGGGAAGTCAGTCCGAGAGCGAGCACGGCAGCGAGAGGCGACGGCCCCGCCAGTCGGAGTCCAACAGCTCCTCGGGGTCGGAGAGTCGTTCGGGGAGCGGGAGCGAGTCTGCGGAGTCCAAAAGGCAAGCATGCAGCGATCGCAAAGACAAGCCAGTGAAGAAGAAGGAACGTCTAGCTGATGTCAAGAAG ATGTGGGAGGAGCATCCGGACGTGTACGGCGTCAGAAGGTCAAATCGCAGTAGACAAGAACCATCTCGCCTGAACATTGGCGCTGGGGTAAACGCAAGAAAGCATACACATACC GGTAGCAGTGACTCAGAAAATGAAAGTCCAAAAAGGAAAAGCGCTCGTGTAAAAAAGAAGGA ACCGCAGACAAAatcatcaaacaaaaaattgtCTCAAAAAGCAAGAAAACTCAGGAAAGAGGAATCCTCACCCGAGGACGAGGATGACGACGAGGACGATgaggacgatgatgacgaggatgatgacgatgacgaCACTCCAAAGAGACAAATCCGTCGGAGAGGGGCAACTAAGGTCAAaag CTACAAAGAAGACCAACATGACTTTGAAACGGACTCTGACGATCTGATAGAGATGACGGGCGACGCGTGCGAGGAGCAGCAGGACGATGACAGCGAGACCATCGAGAAAGTCATGGACACCAGGATCGGCAAAAAAGGAG CCACGGGCGCTCCCACGACCATGTATGCCGTCCAGGACAACGGGGACCCGTGCGAAGGTTTTGACCCCGACAAGGACGAAGGCGAAACGCACTATCTGGTCAAGTGGAAGGGCTGGTCTTACATCCACAACACGTGGGAGAGCTTGGACTCACTCACGCAGCAGAAGGTCAAGGGCTTGAAGAAGCTGGACaacttcaaaaagaaaaatgacgaGCTCAACACATG gGTGAAGAGGGCATCTCCCGAGGATGTGGAGTTCCACAACTGCCAGATGGAGCTCATTGCCGACTTGAACAAGCAGTTCCAGTTTGTGGAGCGCATCATCG CCACCAAAACAGGAAAGACACACGGATCCTCCGACTTCCCgt CTCACAGTCACAAGATATCGTCCAGCGAACCCGAGTACCTATGCAAGTGGATGGGCCTGCCCTACTCCGAGTGCAGCTGGGAAGACGGGGCGCTGATCATGAAGAAGTTCCAGCGCTGCATTGACAGCTTCTTGAACCGGAACTCCAGCAAAACCGTCCCTTCCAAAGACTGCaag GTGTTGAAACAAAGGCCCAGATTTGTCGCTTTGAAAAAACAGCCGTCATACATCGGAGACGAGAACCTGCAACTTAGAGACTATCAGCTGGCCGGACTCAACTGGCTCGCTCACTCCTGGTGCAG ATGCAACAGCGTGATTCTGGCAGACGAGATGGGTCTGGGAAAGACCATCCAGACCATCTCTTTCCTGTCCTACCTCTTCCACCAGCACCAGCTGTACGGGCCCTTCTTGGTGGTGGTGCCCTTGTCCACGCTCACCTCCTGGCAGagggagtttgacacctgggCCCCCGACATGAACGTGGTGGTCTACCTCGGGGATGTCATGAGCAGAAAATCC ATCCGCGACTACGAGTGGGTTAATCACCAAACCAAAAGAATCCGTTTCAATGCACTATTAACCACCTACGAAATTCTCCTCAAAGATAAG ggAGTCCTGGGAAACATCAACTGGGCCTTCCTGGGTGTTGACGAGGCTCACCGGCTGAAGAATGACGATTCCCTCTTGTACAAATCCTTGATGGAGTTCAGGTCAAACCACAGGCTGCTCATTACCGGCACCCCACTGCAGAACTCGCTCAAAGAGCTCTGGTCGCTGCTGCACTTCCTCATGCCGGACAA GTTTGACTCGTGGGAAGATTTTGAGGACGACCACGGCAAAGGGAGAGAGAACGGTTACCAGAGTCTTCACAAAGTCCTCGAGCCCTTCCTGCTCCGACGTGTCAAAAAGGACGTGGAGAAATCGCTTCCCGCCAAAGTGGAGCAGATTCTCCGCGTTGACATGAGTGCGCAGCAGAAACAATTTTACAA GTGGATTTTAACGCGGAATTACAAAGCTCTTTCCAAAGGCACCCGAGGCAGCTCCTCGGGCTTCCTGAACATTGTTATGGAGCTGAAAAAGTGCTGCAACCACGGCTTCCTCATCAAGCAGCCTGAGGAGGGCGAGCCCGAGTCACAACAGGAACAACTGCAG gctCTGGTGCGGGGCAGCGGCAAGCTGGTGCTGCTGGACAAACTGCTCACCCGGCTGAGGGAGCGAGGCAACAGAGTGCTGATTTTCTCGCAGATGGTTCGAATGTTGGACATCCTGGCTGAATACCTTGCCAAAAAACGCTACCCGTTTCAG CGTTTGGACGGCTCCATCAAGGGAGAAATTCGAAAGCAAGCGCTGGACCACTTTAATGCCGAAGGCTCAGAG GATTTCTGCTTTCTCTTGTCCACGAGAGCCGGAGGCTTGGGAATAAACTTGGCCTCTGCCGACACCGTCGTTATCTTCGACTCGGACTGGAACCCGCAGAATGACCTGCAGGCGCAAGCCAGGGCTCATAGGATCGGCCAAAAGAAGCAG GTGAATATATATCGACTGGTCACCAAGGGAACGGTTGAGGAGGACATCATCGAGAGGGCGAAGAAGAAGATGGTTTTGGATCATCTGGTCATCCAGCGAATGGACACCACTGGACGAACTGTACTGGACAGCAACTCGGGCAACACCAA TTCGAACCCATTTAACAAGGAAGAGCTGACCGCCATCCTCAAGTTTGGTGCAGAAGAGCTATTTAAAGAGGCCGAAGGAGAAGAGTCTGAACCTCAG GAAATGGACATCGATGAGATCCTCAGGTTGGCAGAAACTCGAGAAAGTGACCAGGGCCAAAGTCCCACCGATGAACTCCTGTCTCAGTTTAAG GTGGCCAATTTTTCCACCATGGAGGAAAGCGCACCCAACCTGGAGGAGAAGCCTTCTCGGGACTGGGATGACATCATCCCAGGGGAGCAGCGGCGcaaagtggaggaggaggaaaagcagCGGGAAATGGATCTCTTCATGCTGCCCAGAAGCAGGAGCTCCAACAAGCGG GCTCAGGCCAACGACAGTGACAGCGACGTGGGCTCCAAGCTCAAGCAACAGTCGTCGGGCTCCGACAGCGAGACCGACGACAGCGATGAAGATAAGAAGCCCAAGAAGCGAGGTCGCCCCCGAGCCCGCAAGAACAACGTGGAGGGTTTCAATGATGCCGAGATACGCAG GTTCATTAAGGCTTACAAGAAGTTTGGAGCTCCGCTTGAAAG GTTGGAAGCCATCGCACGTGACTCTGAGCTGGTGGACAAGTCCATCGCAGACCTGAAGCGTCTGGGCGAGCTCATTCACGGCAGCTGCGTGGCGGCCGTGCAAGAGCACGAGGAGAACCTGAAAGAGAACCCGGTCGAAG CCAAAGGTCCCGGCAAACGGCGAGGAATCAACATCAAGATCTCCGGGGTGCAGGTCAACGCCAAGTCCATCATCCAGCACGAGGAGGAGTTCGAGCCCTTGCACAAGGCCGTGCCGCCCGAGCCGGCCCAGAGGAATAC GTTCAAGCTCACGTGCAGAGTCAAGGTCGCCCACTTCGACGTGGACTGGAACGTGGAGGACGACGTGCAGCTCTTGCTCGGAATTTATGAGCACGGATTCAGCAACTGGGATCTGATCAAGACCGATCCTGACCTCAAGCTGGCTGAAAAG ATCCTGCCAGACGATCCGGGCAAGAAGCCTCAGGCCAAGCAGCTGCAGGCCAGAGCCGAGTATCTCCTCAAGCTGCTCAAAAAGGAACAAGACAGCGCAGACGCGTCCAAAACTGGCGACGAG GTCAaagtgaggaagaggaagccTCGGGTGAAGAAGGAGAAGCTCGTCAAGGACGAGCAGGGCAACAGCATCTCGTCGCCGCGCTTGTCCGACAATCCGTCCGAAGAAGGCGAGCTCAAG GAGGACGGAGCAGACAAGTCCCCCACCAAGAAAcgacagaagaagaaggatAACAAGGAGAACAAAGAAAAGCAAGGCACTCCgaagaaggagaaggaagGCGACAAGGAGAAGAAGGGGAACAAGGCTCGAAAAGACAAG GCAAAAGGAACCAAAGGGAGGAAAAGCCAAGGACCGGTCCACATCACGGCGGGCTCCGATCCCGTTCCCATCGAGGGAAAAGAGGACGACGAACTCGACCAGGAGACTTTCAGTATT TGCAAGGAGCGCATGAGGCCCGTGAAGAAGGCCCTGAAGCAGTTGGACAAACCGGACGAGGGCTTGCCGGACCAGGACCAGCTCCAGCACACGCGCACCTGCCTGCTGAAGATCGGAGATCGCATCACAGAGTGCCTCAAAGCCTACAACGACCCCGAGCACGTGAAAATATGGCGACG AAATCTCTGGATTTTTGTCTCCAAGTTTACCGAGTTTGGCGCCCGAAAGTTGCACAAGCTCTACAAAATGGCCCAGAAGAAACGCTCGCACGAGGAAGAG AAGGAGCACAAGAAGAGGGACGAGACCTCCGGGAGAGGAAAACCTTTGCGGCCGGACGCTTCGGCGCCCGCTCGCGACTCAGCGGGTGCGCAGTCGGCTTCGTCTCACTCGGCGCAGTCGGACCCGCACGGGCACCACCGAGATTACAACATGGGCGCTAAACGCCACTTCCCCAATGACG ACCGGGGGGACTGGCAGAGGGAGCGCAAGTACAATCACCCGAGCAACCAGTCGTGGTCGAGCGAGCGCCATTACCCGTACGACGGCCACCGCTACAAGGAGCACTACGGTGAGCGGCACGCCCACGGCGACTCATACCGCAGCTCGGGCGGCTACCGCAATAACAACTCACCGCGCAAGAGGCCCTACGACCAGTACGGCAACGACCGGGACCACCGACCGCACCGGCCCTACTACGACAG GCACCAGGACTCCAAAAGAAGGCGTCCGGACGACTTCCGCTCCAACTACCACCACCAGGGGCGCGACGGCCCCTCTCAGGACTTCCGCCGCATGCCGGATCATCGGCCCGGCCTCCCGCCGGCCCAAGACCACTAcagcagacctttccacacagACAAACCCCTGCTCCTGGACCCACGCTCCCCCCAGGCCCAGAAGTCCCCCCACGACCCTCGCCTGTCCCCGGCGGACCCTAACGCCCCCCCGCCCGAGCCCGCCTGGAACAATAGGAAGACTTAA
- the chd2 gene encoding chromodomain-helicase-DNA-binding protein 2 isoform X4: MKNRNKKQVEEGSTQSNASSNSASEESNRSASDSGSQSESEHGSERRRPRQSESNSSSGSESRSGSGSESAESKRQACSDRKDKPVKKKERLADVKKMWEEHPDVYGVRRSNRSRQEPSRLNIGAGGSSDSENESPKRKSARVKKKDWDDEDEDDEEEASGSTDSEQEEKKVRSRRLPARRPQTKSSNKKLSQKARKLRKEESSPEDEDDDEDDEDDDDEDDDDDDTPKRQIRRRGATKVKSYKEDQHDFETDSDDLIEMTGDACEEQQDDDSETIEKVMDTRIGKKGATGAPTTMYAVQDNGDPCEGFDPDKDEGETHYLVKWKGWSYIHNTWESLDSLTQQKVKGLKKLDNFKKKNDELNTWVKRASPEDVEFHNCQMELIADLNKQFQFVERIIATKTGKTHGSSDFPSHSHKISSSEPEYLCKWMGLPYSECSWEDGALIMKKFQRCIDSFLNRNSSKTVPSKDCKVLKQRPRFVALKKQPSYIGDENLQLRDYQLAGLNWLAHSWCRCNSVILADEMGLGKTIQTISFLSYLFHQHQLYGPFLVVVPLSTLTSWQREFDTWAPDMNVVVYLGDVMSRKSIRDYEWVNHQTKRIRFNALLTTYEILLKDKGVLGNINWAFLGVDEAHRLKNDDSLLYKSLMEFRSNHRLLITGTPLQNSLKELWSLLHFLMPDKFDSWEDFEDDHGKGRENGYQSLHKVLEPFLLRRVKKDVEKSLPAKVEQILRVDMSAQQKQFYKWILTRNYKALSKGTRGSSSGFLNIVMELKKCCNHGFLIKQPEEGEPESQQEQLQALVRGSGKLVLLDKLLTRLRERGNRVLIFSQMVRMLDILAEYLAKKRYPFQRLDGSIKGEIRKQALDHFNAEGSEDFCFLLSTRAGGLGINLASADTVVIFDSDWNPQNDLQAQARAHRIGQKKQVNIYRLVTKGTVEEDIIERAKKKMVLDHLVIQRMDTTGRTVLDSNSGNTNSNPFNKEELTAILKFGAEELFKEAEGEESEPQEMDIDEILRLAETRESDQGQSPTDELLSQFKVANFSTMEESAPNLEEKPSRDWDDIIPGEQRRKVEEEEKQREMDLFMLPRSRSSNKRAQANDSDSDVGSKLKQQSSGSDSETDDSDEDKKPKKRGRPRARKNNVEGFNDAEIRRFIKAYKKFGAPLERLEAIARDSELVDKSIADLKRLGELIHGSCVAAVQEHEENLKENPVEAKGPGKRRGINIKISGVQVNAKSIIQHEEEFEPLHKAVPPEPAQRNTFKLTCRVKVAHFDVDWNVEDDVQLLLGIYEHGFSNWDLIKTDPDLKLAEKILPDDPGKKPQAKQLQARAEYLLKLLKKEQDSADASKTGDEVKVRKRKPRVKKEKLVKDEQGNSISSPRLSDNPSEEGELKEDGADKSPTKKRQKKKDNKENKEKQGTPKKEKEGDKEKKGNKARKDKAKGTKGRKSQGPVHITAGSDPVPIEGKEDDELDQETFSICKERMRPVKKALKQLDKPDEGLPDQDQLQHTRTCLLKIGDRITECLKAYNDPEHVKIWRRNLWIFVSKFTEFGARKLHKLYKMAQKKRSHEEEKEHKKRDETSGRGKPLRPDASAPARDSAGAQSASSHSAQSDPHGHHRDYNMGAKRHFPNDDRGDWQRERKYNHPSNQSWSSERHYPYDGHRYKEHYGERHAHGDSYRSSGGYRNNNSPRKRPYDQYGNDRDHRPHRPYYDRHQDSKRRRPDDFRSNYHHQGRDGPSQDFRRMPDHRPGLPPAQDHYSRPFHTDKPLLLDPRSPQAQKSPHDPRLSPADPNAPPPEPAWNNRKT, from the exons ATGAagaacagaaataaaaagcaagtCGAAGAAGGATCGACTCAGAGCAATGCTTCCAG CAATTCAGCCTCGGAAGAATCCAATCGCTCCGCATCGGATTCGGGAAGTCAGTCCGAGAGCGAGCACGGCAGCGAGAGGCGACGGCCCCGCCAGTCGGAGTCCAACAGCTCCTCGGGGTCGGAGAGTCGTTCGGGGAGCGGGAGCGAGTCTGCGGAGTCCAAAAGGCAAGCATGCAGCGATCGCAAAGACAAGCCAGTGAAGAAGAAGGAACGTCTAGCTGATGTCAAGAAG ATGTGGGAGGAGCATCCGGACGTGTACGGCGTCAGAAGGTCAAATCGCAGTAGACAAGAACCATCTCGCCTGAACATTGGCGCTGGG GGTAGCAGTGACTCAGAAAATGAAAGTCCAAAAAGGAAAAGCGCTCGTGTAAAAAAGAAGGA CTGggatgatgaggatgaggatgacGAGGAGGAAGCCTCCGGCAGTACAGACAGTGAGCAGGAAGAGAAAAAAGTTAGATCCAGACGACTTCCTGCTAGAAG ACCGCAGACAAAatcatcaaacaaaaaattgtCTCAAAAAGCAAGAAAACTCAGGAAAGAGGAATCCTCACCCGAGGACGAGGATGACGACGAGGACGATgaggacgatgatgacgaggatgatgacgatgacgaCACTCCAAAGAGACAAATCCGTCGGAGAGGGGCAACTAAGGTCAAaag CTACAAAGAAGACCAACATGACTTTGAAACGGACTCTGACGATCTGATAGAGATGACGGGCGACGCGTGCGAGGAGCAGCAGGACGATGACAGCGAGACCATCGAGAAAGTCATGGACACCAGGATCGGCAAAAAAGGAG CCACGGGCGCTCCCACGACCATGTATGCCGTCCAGGACAACGGGGACCCGTGCGAAGGTTTTGACCCCGACAAGGACGAAGGCGAAACGCACTATCTGGTCAAGTGGAAGGGCTGGTCTTACATCCACAACACGTGGGAGAGCTTGGACTCACTCACGCAGCAGAAGGTCAAGGGCTTGAAGAAGCTGGACaacttcaaaaagaaaaatgacgaGCTCAACACATG gGTGAAGAGGGCATCTCCCGAGGATGTGGAGTTCCACAACTGCCAGATGGAGCTCATTGCCGACTTGAACAAGCAGTTCCAGTTTGTGGAGCGCATCATCG CCACCAAAACAGGAAAGACACACGGATCCTCCGACTTCCCgt CTCACAGTCACAAGATATCGTCCAGCGAACCCGAGTACCTATGCAAGTGGATGGGCCTGCCCTACTCCGAGTGCAGCTGGGAAGACGGGGCGCTGATCATGAAGAAGTTCCAGCGCTGCATTGACAGCTTCTTGAACCGGAACTCCAGCAAAACCGTCCCTTCCAAAGACTGCaag GTGTTGAAACAAAGGCCCAGATTTGTCGCTTTGAAAAAACAGCCGTCATACATCGGAGACGAGAACCTGCAACTTAGAGACTATCAGCTGGCCGGACTCAACTGGCTCGCTCACTCCTGGTGCAG ATGCAACAGCGTGATTCTGGCAGACGAGATGGGTCTGGGAAAGACCATCCAGACCATCTCTTTCCTGTCCTACCTCTTCCACCAGCACCAGCTGTACGGGCCCTTCTTGGTGGTGGTGCCCTTGTCCACGCTCACCTCCTGGCAGagggagtttgacacctgggCCCCCGACATGAACGTGGTGGTCTACCTCGGGGATGTCATGAGCAGAAAATCC ATCCGCGACTACGAGTGGGTTAATCACCAAACCAAAAGAATCCGTTTCAATGCACTATTAACCACCTACGAAATTCTCCTCAAAGATAAG ggAGTCCTGGGAAACATCAACTGGGCCTTCCTGGGTGTTGACGAGGCTCACCGGCTGAAGAATGACGATTCCCTCTTGTACAAATCCTTGATGGAGTTCAGGTCAAACCACAGGCTGCTCATTACCGGCACCCCACTGCAGAACTCGCTCAAAGAGCTCTGGTCGCTGCTGCACTTCCTCATGCCGGACAA GTTTGACTCGTGGGAAGATTTTGAGGACGACCACGGCAAAGGGAGAGAGAACGGTTACCAGAGTCTTCACAAAGTCCTCGAGCCCTTCCTGCTCCGACGTGTCAAAAAGGACGTGGAGAAATCGCTTCCCGCCAAAGTGGAGCAGATTCTCCGCGTTGACATGAGTGCGCAGCAGAAACAATTTTACAA GTGGATTTTAACGCGGAATTACAAAGCTCTTTCCAAAGGCACCCGAGGCAGCTCCTCGGGCTTCCTGAACATTGTTATGGAGCTGAAAAAGTGCTGCAACCACGGCTTCCTCATCAAGCAGCCTGAGGAGGGCGAGCCCGAGTCACAACAGGAACAACTGCAG gctCTGGTGCGGGGCAGCGGCAAGCTGGTGCTGCTGGACAAACTGCTCACCCGGCTGAGGGAGCGAGGCAACAGAGTGCTGATTTTCTCGCAGATGGTTCGAATGTTGGACATCCTGGCTGAATACCTTGCCAAAAAACGCTACCCGTTTCAG CGTTTGGACGGCTCCATCAAGGGAGAAATTCGAAAGCAAGCGCTGGACCACTTTAATGCCGAAGGCTCAGAG GATTTCTGCTTTCTCTTGTCCACGAGAGCCGGAGGCTTGGGAATAAACTTGGCCTCTGCCGACACCGTCGTTATCTTCGACTCGGACTGGAACCCGCAGAATGACCTGCAGGCGCAAGCCAGGGCTCATAGGATCGGCCAAAAGAAGCAG GTGAATATATATCGACTGGTCACCAAGGGAACGGTTGAGGAGGACATCATCGAGAGGGCGAAGAAGAAGATGGTTTTGGATCATCTGGTCATCCAGCGAATGGACACCACTGGACGAACTGTACTGGACAGCAACTCGGGCAACACCAA TTCGAACCCATTTAACAAGGAAGAGCTGACCGCCATCCTCAAGTTTGGTGCAGAAGAGCTATTTAAAGAGGCCGAAGGAGAAGAGTCTGAACCTCAG GAAATGGACATCGATGAGATCCTCAGGTTGGCAGAAACTCGAGAAAGTGACCAGGGCCAAAGTCCCACCGATGAACTCCTGTCTCAGTTTAAG GTGGCCAATTTTTCCACCATGGAGGAAAGCGCACCCAACCTGGAGGAGAAGCCTTCTCGGGACTGGGATGACATCATCCCAGGGGAGCAGCGGCGcaaagtggaggaggaggaaaagcagCGGGAAATGGATCTCTTCATGCTGCCCAGAAGCAGGAGCTCCAACAAGCGG GCTCAGGCCAACGACAGTGACAGCGACGTGGGCTCCAAGCTCAAGCAACAGTCGTCGGGCTCCGACAGCGAGACCGACGACAGCGATGAAGATAAGAAGCCCAAGAAGCGAGGTCGCCCCCGAGCCCGCAAGAACAACGTGGAGGGTTTCAATGATGCCGAGATACGCAG GTTCATTAAGGCTTACAAGAAGTTTGGAGCTCCGCTTGAAAG GTTGGAAGCCATCGCACGTGACTCTGAGCTGGTGGACAAGTCCATCGCAGACCTGAAGCGTCTGGGCGAGCTCATTCACGGCAGCTGCGTGGCGGCCGTGCAAGAGCACGAGGAGAACCTGAAAGAGAACCCGGTCGAAG CCAAAGGTCCCGGCAAACGGCGAGGAATCAACATCAAGATCTCCGGGGTGCAGGTCAACGCCAAGTCCATCATCCAGCACGAGGAGGAGTTCGAGCCCTTGCACAAGGCCGTGCCGCCCGAGCCGGCCCAGAGGAATAC GTTCAAGCTCACGTGCAGAGTCAAGGTCGCCCACTTCGACGTGGACTGGAACGTGGAGGACGACGTGCAGCTCTTGCTCGGAATTTATGAGCACGGATTCAGCAACTGGGATCTGATCAAGACCGATCCTGACCTCAAGCTGGCTGAAAAG ATCCTGCCAGACGATCCGGGCAAGAAGCCTCAGGCCAAGCAGCTGCAGGCCAGAGCCGAGTATCTCCTCAAGCTGCTCAAAAAGGAACAAGACAGCGCAGACGCGTCCAAAACTGGCGACGAG GTCAaagtgaggaagaggaagccTCGGGTGAAGAAGGAGAAGCTCGTCAAGGACGAGCAGGGCAACAGCATCTCGTCGCCGCGCTTGTCCGACAATCCGTCCGAAGAAGGCGAGCTCAAG GAGGACGGAGCAGACAAGTCCCCCACCAAGAAAcgacagaagaagaaggatAACAAGGAGAACAAAGAAAAGCAAGGCACTCCgaagaaggagaaggaagGCGACAAGGAGAAGAAGGGGAACAAGGCTCGAAAAGACAAG GCAAAAGGAACCAAAGGGAGGAAAAGCCAAGGACCGGTCCACATCACGGCGGGCTCCGATCCCGTTCCCATCGAGGGAAAAGAGGACGACGAACTCGACCAGGAGACTTTCAGTATT TGCAAGGAGCGCATGAGGCCCGTGAAGAAGGCCCTGAAGCAGTTGGACAAACCGGACGAGGGCTTGCCGGACCAGGACCAGCTCCAGCACACGCGCACCTGCCTGCTGAAGATCGGAGATCGCATCACAGAGTGCCTCAAAGCCTACAACGACCCCGAGCACGTGAAAATATGGCGACG AAATCTCTGGATTTTTGTCTCCAAGTTTACCGAGTTTGGCGCCCGAAAGTTGCACAAGCTCTACAAAATGGCCCAGAAGAAACGCTCGCACGAGGAAGAG AAGGAGCACAAGAAGAGGGACGAGACCTCCGGGAGAGGAAAACCTTTGCGGCCGGACGCTTCGGCGCCCGCTCGCGACTCAGCGGGTGCGCAGTCGGCTTCGTCTCACTCGGCGCAGTCGGACCCGCACGGGCACCACCGAGATTACAACATGGGCGCTAAACGCCACTTCCCCAATGACG ACCGGGGGGACTGGCAGAGGGAGCGCAAGTACAATCACCCGAGCAACCAGTCGTGGTCGAGCGAGCGCCATTACCCGTACGACGGCCACCGCTACAAGGAGCACTACGGTGAGCGGCACGCCCACGGCGACTCATACCGCAGCTCGGGCGGCTACCGCAATAACAACTCACCGCGCAAGAGGCCCTACGACCAGTACGGCAACGACCGGGACCACCGACCGCACCGGCCCTACTACGACAG GCACCAGGACTCCAAAAGAAGGCGTCCGGACGACTTCCGCTCCAACTACCACCACCAGGGGCGCGACGGCCCCTCTCAGGACTTCCGCCGCATGCCGGATCATCGGCCCGGCCTCCCGCCGGCCCAAGACCACTAcagcagacctttccacacagACAAACCCCTGCTCCTGGACCCACGCTCCCCCCAGGCCCAGAAGTCCCCCCACGACCCTCGCCTGTCCCCGGCGGACCCTAACGCCCCCCCGCCCGAGCCCGCCTGGAACAATAGGAAGACTTAA